A window of the Xenopus laevis strain J_2021 chromosome 9_10L, Xenopus_laevis_v10.1, whole genome shotgun sequence genome harbors these coding sequences:
- the LOC108700937 gene encoding synaptonemal complex protein 2 isoform X3 — translation MPATHESQELDNRGVKEASLVVNVIHKFASSMTLNNEEWLTASIKQGLVEKMIIWFEKSTDLLSYGENQKNETILNFAEDFFDVVMLVHDHSSEGKMQILEHFLVRACSLISNAAVNIFVKQEAARKLNLMLDTMPLGARKKILVTEEMTSVMTSMARRILDVGDYDLQVAITEALCRMISATQRGELASLWFPMEFVSEAFKAIKDSEFETDCRKFLNLINGILGDKRSVVTMPCLSVYLDNHKLQIPCDENLEEFWIDFNTGTQSISFYVSTDAAEDHQWETVCMTDSDVIVYSIEEVDNNKLLTVDMKAPIAIGHYEGKQIRIYFSYTLDILDATRRVFAAHKNKGFIKKQTVSEAETTVRIIFEESGSQVLLSESQGSISSVKPVTESDVRDIAGINQSLKQTTCSNEQDTNSSKLATPIKSKVSEVSMVFPASFGLKITNIAANNASRKLRIKPPLEMVRSAERKTLNETRGGSLCRDETPKLPKHKSIAENTDAACKSEDVNKLLKDDSNEIVPDTQFCATKDTFLLRGLTKRKQENCIGLKDRVSISSGYIANQEKISSLVVKQQLVSVGERSPKQTSKRNKTENQCIQARKVKNKQKSPASVSKLPQSKDSSAKCRNDAEKNFVSKPDTNLKMEFTRANEISTTHAKETSTEKYNQPSRRKIYQRSSESGILKCPDKSMKEKPKEMTDTANLLIKNIRRKYTGVTEENKREETMFERKKINKQSLLANKDKNRTRGFNLNSTKDFQTKKKELWNDVYNFQLSATDDPTINLGISSATVSEKMSSNVLASWSKSTKDKQKDKTNTEKMSKDQCKHLFSDSDTESGAEETKTNVSWLQEPHGKKKPNLSYRSQKAQKKQEQAMANKIMSVTKINSSEPNAGKKPYTSSEGNKSRNLKHPRRAATKSTNYKDLSNSESETEVPFSSLKKKEPFELYKAQKNLMKKTKNGEKNNLKNTQKKCLQNDTQKHCKVTNRNQHEPTYSPPASPAPSIEQFRSKEYDSDPQLSPRHHTFDRLSSPSFSASSSLKGTPVKSKDVTATTICTTEIKYMHHKWTESSSKSGTKIGKRDSSTSGKETTSSIYSLVSKPTLTNFTLDQSLVNTNIKIPGTETMSRKQMEQEDSRLVSDQSGPEMRIPSTEVRRINTKVSVNSLKRNHGDISIHDDSISIHDDINPEKHKKPGFHGKHKKCKLLPRRLFQSPDKGKSTCRGSETLSTLSGNEASNTGLDTWEGNGPEVGIICQEISREFTRKVQTRSRKMDSFTKQSLKSVQHHLTSLGTQVRDFRIKGLDQFQQTIIEEIEKFENDSQALKNMEKEFTAFWKKQMQVLSAYHQNEEKRIHQLRSLFENNTFQNVEYEEGIFNSEMHLMKDDMKQFQERLLKEMQEEELHSVRRGLQSLFMAGARNL, via the exons GAGCTTGATAACAGAGGAGTAAAGGAAGCATCACTGGTTGTTAATGTAATACATAAATTTGCCAGCAGTATGACATTAAATAACGAGGAATGGCTGACTGCTTCTATAAAACAGGGGCTTGTTGAAAAG atgattataTGGTTTGAAAAGTCAACAGATCTTTTGTCTTATGGTGAAAACCAGAAAAATGAAACAATTCTCAACTTTGCTGAAGATTTTTTCGATGTTGTAATG CTCGTTCATGACCACAGTAGTGAGG GAAAAATGCAGATATTAGAGCATTTTCTTGTCCGGGCATGTTCCTTAATATCCAACGCCGCTGTAAATATCTTCGTTAAACAAGAG GCAGCACGAAAGCTGAATTTAATGCTGGATACTATGCCTCTGGGTGCCAGAAAGAAAATCCTTGTCACAGAAGAGATGACGTCTGTCAT gaCATCTATGGCTAGGAGAATATTAGATGTTGGAG ATTATGATTTGCAAGTGGCCATCACAGAAGCTTTGTGTCGAATGATATCAGCAACACAGAGAGGAGAACTTGCGAGTCTGTGGTTTCCCATGGAATTTGTCTCTGAAGCATTCAAAGCAATAAAGGATTCTGAATTTGAAACT GACTGTAGGAAATTCCTTAATCTAATCAATGGGATTTTGGGAGACAAACGAAG TGTTGTTACCATGCcttgtctgtctgtatatctcgACAACCACAAG CTCCAGATACCATGTGACGAAAACCTGGAAGAATTCTGGATTGATTTTAATACTGGAACCCAAAGCATTTCTTTCTATGTTTCTACAGATGCAGCAGAG GATCATCAGTGGGAGACAGTTTGCATGACAGACAGTGATGTGATTGTGTACAGTATTGAAG AAGTAGACAATAACAAGTTACTAACAGTGGATATGAAAGCTCCAATTGCCATTGGCCATTATGAAGGCAAGCAAATACGCATATACTTCAGTTATACTTTGGATATTTTGGATGCTACCAGGAGAGTTTTTGCTGCACATAAGAATAAG gggtttattaaaaaacaaacggTGTCAGAAGCAGAAACAACAGTCCGTATCATATTTGAGGAGAGTGGATCTCAG GTCCTTCTTTCTGAAAGCCAAGGGTCCATTTCTTCTGTAAAACCTGTGACTGAATCAGATGTCAGAGACATTGCAGGGATAAACCAGAGTCTCAAGCAAACTACATGTAGCAATGAGCAAGACACTAACAGCTCAAAG CTTGCAACTCCCATTAAAAGTAAAGTTTCAGAAGTATCAATGGTTTTTCCTGCCTCCTTTGGACTGAAGATTACAAACATAGCAGCAAACAACG CATCTAGGAAACTTAGGATAAAACCTCCTTTAGAAATGGTAAGGTCTGCTGAAAGGAAGACTCTAAATGAAACCAGAGGTGGGTCTCTGTGCAGGGACGAAACTCCTAAACTGCCAAAG CATAAATCCATTGCAGAGAATACAGATGCTGCATGTAAGTCTGAAGACGTAAATAAACTCCTGAAAG ATGACTCAAATGAGATTGTGCCAGACACACAATTTTGTGCCACAAAGGATACATTTTT ACTGCGTGGTCTCACCAAGAGGAAGCAGGAAAACTGTATTGGTCTCAAAGATAGAGTAAGCATATCATCTGGATATATTGCTAATCAAG AAAAGATCAGCAGCCTCGTTGTCAAGCAGCAATTAGTATCTGTAGGAGAACGATCTCCAAAACAGACGAGTAAACGGAACAAAACAGAAAATCAGTGTATACAAGCacgtaaagttaaaaataagcagAAAAGTCCTGCCAGTGTTTCCAAACTGCCTCAGTCTAAAGACTCAAGTGCTAAATGCAGGAACGATGCCGAAAAGAATTTTGTTTCCAAACCGGACACAAATTTGAAGATGGAGTTCACTAGAGCTAATGAAATATCCACAACTCATGCAAAGGAAACATCTACAGAAAAATATAACCAGCCCAGCAGaaggaagatttatcaaagatcatcAGAATCAGGCATTCTCAAATGCCCTGACAAAAGCATG AAAGAGAAACCTAAAGAGATGACAGACACAGCCAACTTGTTAATTAAGAACATCAGAAGAAAATACACGGGGGTGACTGAGGAAAATAAAAGAGAAGAGACCATGTTTGAGAG gaaaaagatCAACAAACAGTCCCTGCTTGCAAACAAG GATAAAAATAGAACAAGAGGCTTCAATCTGAACAGCACTAAAGATTTTCAGACAAAGAAAAAAGAGCTGTG GAATGATGTTTATAATTTCCAGCTTAGTGCAACTGATGATCCAACAATAAATCTTGGG ATATCATCAGCTACTGTGTCGGAGAAGATGAGCAGCAACGTTCTGGCAAGTTGGTC gaAATCAACTAAAGACAAGCAGAAGGACAAGACAAACACAGAGAAAATG TCTAAAGATCAATGTAAGCATCTATTCAGTGATTCTGATACTGAGAGTGGGGCTGAAGAGACTAAAACCAATGTTAGCTGGTTACAAGAGCCACATGGCAAAAAGAAACCTAATCTAAGCTATAGAAGTCAAAAAGCACAGAAGAAACAAGAACAAGCCATGGCAA ACAAGATAATGTCGGTAACAAAAATTAATTCATCAGAGCCAAATGCAGGCAAG AAACCATATACCTCAAGTGAAGGCAATAAGAGTAGAAACCTCAAGCATCCTCGGAGAGCAGCCACCAAAAGCACCAACTATAAAGACCTCTCCAACTCCGAGTCAGAAACTGAGGTGCCATTTTCATCCCTGAAAAAAAAGGAACCT TTTGAACTATATAAAGCACAGAAGAATctgatgaaaaaaacaaaaaacggtgAAAAGAATAATCTCAAAAACacgcaaaaaaaatgtttgcaaaatgaTACCCAAAAACATTGCAAAGTCACAAATAGGAACCAACATGAACCAACCTACTCCCCACCCGCAAGTCCTGCTCCTTCTATCGAGCAATTCAGAT CCAAAGAATATGATTCTGATCCCCAACTATCACCTAGACATCATACATTTGACAGACTGTCTTCTCCTTCGTTCTCTGCCTCATCCTCTTTGAAAGGAACTCCAGTAAAATCAAAGGATGTTACAGCAACAACAATTTGTacaacagaaataaaatacatgcaCCACAAATGGACAGAGTCCAGCAGCAAGTCTGGAACCAAGATCGGAAAGCGTGATTCCAGCACAAGTGGAAAAGAAACAACATCGTCAATTTACAGCCTGGTTTCCAAG ccCACACTGACTAATTTTACCTTGGATCAGTCTCTTGtcaatacaaatattaaaattccTGGCACAGAGACAATGTCCAGAAAGCAGATGGAGCAAGAG GACAGTAGGCTTGTCTCTGATCAGTCTGGGCCTGAAATGAGAATACCAAGCACCGAAGTACGTAGAATTAACACCAAAGTATCtg TAAATAGCCTGAAGCGCAACCACGGTGATATCAGCATCCATGATGACAGTATCAGCATCCATGATGACATAAAcccagaaaaacataaaaagccgGGATTCCATGGAAAGCACAAAAAATGCAAGTTACTCCCGCGAAGACTGTTTCAGTCTCCTGATAAAGGAAAGAGCACCTGCAGAG GTTCGGAGACCCTGTCCACACTGTCAGGAAATGAGGCCTCCAATACAGGCTTGGATACCTGGGAAGGGAATGGTCCTGAAGTAGGCATAATCTGCCAGGAAATCAGCAGGGAATTTACTAGAAAAGTACAG ACTCGCTCCAGAAAAATGGACTCTTTCACAAAACAGTCTCTGAAATCAGTTCAGCACCATCTGACGTCTTTGGGTACGCAGGTCCGAGACTTCAG GATAAAGGGCCTGGACCAGTTCCAACAAACCATCATAGAAGAGATTGAAAAGTTTGAAAACGATTCTCAGGCactgaaaaatatggaaaaggaATTTACA GCTTTCTGGAAAAAGCAAATGCAAGTGCTCAGCGCATATCACCAGAATGAAGAGAAGAG AATTCATCAACTCAGATCCTTATTTGAGAATAACACATTTCAGAATGTGGAATACGAGGAAGGCATTTTTAATTCCGAG atgCATCTTATGAAAGACGACATGAAGCAGTTTCAAGAACGACTTCTAAAAGAAATG
- the LOC108700937 gene encoding synaptonemal complex protein 2 isoform X4 yields MLEDCRKFLNLINGILGDKRSVVTMPCLSVYLDNHKLQIPCDENLEEFWIDFNTGTQSISFYVSTDAAEDHQWETVCMTDSDVIVYSIEEVDNNKLLTVDMKAPIAIGHYEGKQIRIYFSYTLDILDATRRVFAAHKNKGFIKKQTVSEAETTVRIIFEESGSQVLLSESQGSISSVKPVTESDVRDIAGINQSLKQTTCSNEQDTNSSKLATPIKSKVSEVSMVFPASFGLKITNIAANNASRKLRIKPPLEMVRSAERKTLNETRGGSLCRDETPKLPKHKSIAENTDAACKSEDVNKLLKDDSNEIVPDTQFCATKDTFLLRGLTKRKQENCIGLKDRVSISSGYIANQEKISSLVVKQQLVSVGERSPKQTSKRNKTENQCIQARKVKNKQKSPASVSKLPQSKDSSAKCRNDAEKNFVSKPDTNLKMEFTRANEISTTHAKETSTEKYNQPSRRKIYQRSSESGILKCPDKSMKEKPKEMTDTANLLIKNIRRKYTGVTEENKREETMFERKKINKQSLLANKDKNRTRGFNLNSTKDFQTKKKELWNDVYNFQLSATDDPTINLGISSATVSEKMSSNVLASWSKSTKDKQKDKTNTEKMSKDQCKHLFSDSDTESGAEETKTNVSWLQEPHGKKKPNLSYRSQKAQKKQEQAMANKIMSVTKINSSEPNAGKKPYTSSEGNKSRNLKHPRRAATKSTNYKDLSNSESETEVPFSSLKKKEPFELYKAQKNLMKKTKNGEKNNLKNTQKKCLQNDTQKHCKVTNRNQHEPTYSPPASPAPSIEQFRSKEYDSDPQLSPRHHTFDRLSSPSFSASSSLKGTPVKSKDVTATTICTTEIKYMHHKWTESSSKSGTKIGKRDSSTSGKETTSSIYSLVSKPTLTNFTLDQSLVNTNIKIPGTETMSRKQMEQEDSRLVSDQSGPEMRIPSTEVRRINTKVSVNSLKRNHGDISIHDDSISIHDDINPEKHKKPGFHGKHKKCKLLPRRLFQSPDKGKSTCRGSETLSTLSGNEASNTGLDTWEGNGPEVGIICQEISREFTRKVQTRSRKMDSFTKQSLKSVQHHLTSLGTQVRDFRIKGLDQFQQTIIEEIEKFENDSQALKNMEKEFTAFWKKQMQVLSAYHQNEEKRIHQLRSLFENNTFQNVEYEEGIFNSEMHLMKDDMKQFQERLLKEMQEEELHSVRRGLQSLFMAGARNL; encoded by the exons ATGTTGGAG GACTGTAGGAAATTCCTTAATCTAATCAATGGGATTTTGGGAGACAAACGAAG TGTTGTTACCATGCcttgtctgtctgtatatctcgACAACCACAAG CTCCAGATACCATGTGACGAAAACCTGGAAGAATTCTGGATTGATTTTAATACTGGAACCCAAAGCATTTCTTTCTATGTTTCTACAGATGCAGCAGAG GATCATCAGTGGGAGACAGTTTGCATGACAGACAGTGATGTGATTGTGTACAGTATTGAAG AAGTAGACAATAACAAGTTACTAACAGTGGATATGAAAGCTCCAATTGCCATTGGCCATTATGAAGGCAAGCAAATACGCATATACTTCAGTTATACTTTGGATATTTTGGATGCTACCAGGAGAGTTTTTGCTGCACATAAGAATAAG gggtttattaaaaaacaaacggTGTCAGAAGCAGAAACAACAGTCCGTATCATATTTGAGGAGAGTGGATCTCAG GTCCTTCTTTCTGAAAGCCAAGGGTCCATTTCTTCTGTAAAACCTGTGACTGAATCAGATGTCAGAGACATTGCAGGGATAAACCAGAGTCTCAAGCAAACTACATGTAGCAATGAGCAAGACACTAACAGCTCAAAG CTTGCAACTCCCATTAAAAGTAAAGTTTCAGAAGTATCAATGGTTTTTCCTGCCTCCTTTGGACTGAAGATTACAAACATAGCAGCAAACAACG CATCTAGGAAACTTAGGATAAAACCTCCTTTAGAAATGGTAAGGTCTGCTGAAAGGAAGACTCTAAATGAAACCAGAGGTGGGTCTCTGTGCAGGGACGAAACTCCTAAACTGCCAAAG CATAAATCCATTGCAGAGAATACAGATGCTGCATGTAAGTCTGAAGACGTAAATAAACTCCTGAAAG ATGACTCAAATGAGATTGTGCCAGACACACAATTTTGTGCCACAAAGGATACATTTTT ACTGCGTGGTCTCACCAAGAGGAAGCAGGAAAACTGTATTGGTCTCAAAGATAGAGTAAGCATATCATCTGGATATATTGCTAATCAAG AAAAGATCAGCAGCCTCGTTGTCAAGCAGCAATTAGTATCTGTAGGAGAACGATCTCCAAAACAGACGAGTAAACGGAACAAAACAGAAAATCAGTGTATACAAGCacgtaaagttaaaaataagcagAAAAGTCCTGCCAGTGTTTCCAAACTGCCTCAGTCTAAAGACTCAAGTGCTAAATGCAGGAACGATGCCGAAAAGAATTTTGTTTCCAAACCGGACACAAATTTGAAGATGGAGTTCACTAGAGCTAATGAAATATCCACAACTCATGCAAAGGAAACATCTACAGAAAAATATAACCAGCCCAGCAGaaggaagatttatcaaagatcatcAGAATCAGGCATTCTCAAATGCCCTGACAAAAGCATG AAAGAGAAACCTAAAGAGATGACAGACACAGCCAACTTGTTAATTAAGAACATCAGAAGAAAATACACGGGGGTGACTGAGGAAAATAAAAGAGAAGAGACCATGTTTGAGAG gaaaaagatCAACAAACAGTCCCTGCTTGCAAACAAG GATAAAAATAGAACAAGAGGCTTCAATCTGAACAGCACTAAAGATTTTCAGACAAAGAAAAAAGAGCTGTG GAATGATGTTTATAATTTCCAGCTTAGTGCAACTGATGATCCAACAATAAATCTTGGG ATATCATCAGCTACTGTGTCGGAGAAGATGAGCAGCAACGTTCTGGCAAGTTGGTC gaAATCAACTAAAGACAAGCAGAAGGACAAGACAAACACAGAGAAAATG TCTAAAGATCAATGTAAGCATCTATTCAGTGATTCTGATACTGAGAGTGGGGCTGAAGAGACTAAAACCAATGTTAGCTGGTTACAAGAGCCACATGGCAAAAAGAAACCTAATCTAAGCTATAGAAGTCAAAAAGCACAGAAGAAACAAGAACAAGCCATGGCAA ACAAGATAATGTCGGTAACAAAAATTAATTCATCAGAGCCAAATGCAGGCAAG AAACCATATACCTCAAGTGAAGGCAATAAGAGTAGAAACCTCAAGCATCCTCGGAGAGCAGCCACCAAAAGCACCAACTATAAAGACCTCTCCAACTCCGAGTCAGAAACTGAGGTGCCATTTTCATCCCTGAAAAAAAAGGAACCT TTTGAACTATATAAAGCACAGAAGAATctgatgaaaaaaacaaaaaacggtgAAAAGAATAATCTCAAAAACacgcaaaaaaaatgtttgcaaaatgaTACCCAAAAACATTGCAAAGTCACAAATAGGAACCAACATGAACCAACCTACTCCCCACCCGCAAGTCCTGCTCCTTCTATCGAGCAATTCAGAT CCAAAGAATATGATTCTGATCCCCAACTATCACCTAGACATCATACATTTGACAGACTGTCTTCTCCTTCGTTCTCTGCCTCATCCTCTTTGAAAGGAACTCCAGTAAAATCAAAGGATGTTACAGCAACAACAATTTGTacaacagaaataaaatacatgcaCCACAAATGGACAGAGTCCAGCAGCAAGTCTGGAACCAAGATCGGAAAGCGTGATTCCAGCACAAGTGGAAAAGAAACAACATCGTCAATTTACAGCCTGGTTTCCAAG ccCACACTGACTAATTTTACCTTGGATCAGTCTCTTGtcaatacaaatattaaaattccTGGCACAGAGACAATGTCCAGAAAGCAGATGGAGCAAGAG GACAGTAGGCTTGTCTCTGATCAGTCTGGGCCTGAAATGAGAATACCAAGCACCGAAGTACGTAGAATTAACACCAAAGTATCtg TAAATAGCCTGAAGCGCAACCACGGTGATATCAGCATCCATGATGACAGTATCAGCATCCATGATGACATAAAcccagaaaaacataaaaagccgGGATTCCATGGAAAGCACAAAAAATGCAAGTTACTCCCGCGAAGACTGTTTCAGTCTCCTGATAAAGGAAAGAGCACCTGCAGAG GTTCGGAGACCCTGTCCACACTGTCAGGAAATGAGGCCTCCAATACAGGCTTGGATACCTGGGAAGGGAATGGTCCTGAAGTAGGCATAATCTGCCAGGAAATCAGCAGGGAATTTACTAGAAAAGTACAG ACTCGCTCCAGAAAAATGGACTCTTTCACAAAACAGTCTCTGAAATCAGTTCAGCACCATCTGACGTCTTTGGGTACGCAGGTCCGAGACTTCAG GATAAAGGGCCTGGACCAGTTCCAACAAACCATCATAGAAGAGATTGAAAAGTTTGAAAACGATTCTCAGGCactgaaaaatatggaaaaggaATTTACA GCTTTCTGGAAAAAGCAAATGCAAGTGCTCAGCGCATATCACCAGAATGAAGAGAAGAG AATTCATCAACTCAGATCCTTATTTGAGAATAACACATTTCAGAATGTGGAATACGAGGAAGGCATTTTTAATTCCGAG atgCATCTTATGAAAGACGACATGAAGCAGTTTCAAGAACGACTTCTAAAAGAAATG